The proteins below are encoded in one region of Zerene cesonia ecotype Mississippi chromosome 26, Zerene_cesonia_1.1, whole genome shotgun sequence:
- the LOC119836970 gene encoding peptidyl-prolyl cis-trans isomerase FKBP1A-like has translation MGVTVETISPGDEATYPKKGQTVVVHYTGTLTNGQKFDSSRDRGKPFKFKIGKGEVIKGWDEGVAKMSVGERAKLTCSPDFAYGQQGHPGVIPPNSTLIFDVELIRLE, from the exons ATGGGAGTCACAGTTGAAACTATTTCTCCTGGTGATG AGGCCACATATCCTAAGAAGGGTCAGACTGTTGTGGTGCACTACACAGGCACCCTGACAAACGGACAGAAGTTCGATTCATCCCGCGACCGCGGAAAGCCCTTCAAATTCAAGATTGGCAAGGGAGAAGTCATCAAAGGATGGGATGAGGGTGTCGCTAAG ATGTCAGTGGGTGAACGTGCCAAGCTGACTTGCTCCCCCGACTTTGCTTATGGCCAGCAAGGCCACCCGGGCGTCATCCCTCCCAATTCTACACTCATCTTTGATGTTGAACTCATTCGTCTTGAATAA
- the LOC119837229 gene encoding uncharacterized protein LOC119837229 → MLTMATKLESEFPPSPQNYESDGDEDVDPNNQEEEEEEEEKHQPVYNNVANILARLKSSGALIKKPKKEFYCFTCKLDYPDWEGLEHHLIKHVSLPSIVLDKLPSDDEDTSPSGDENWSDEDEEQTPPKALHKTPQKIDISQILKSKAISLKKPNENESKNTSSALSKLSGLGFIIKSNTTPIKKEKPDSETKSDDVMQRLGKLGGIKLKLKSDGNNTNSFKVVNGLKDFKASDDEDEDSDNDDKELDDDNDNDKSGENDESKGDESMEERSSNHSRKPSESDESDPGSSRNSVHKQQPSTPRKEDREATRKITPMKIQDEPKVQERRRPAIKQTPKRGANVPIPAKEVTSVNEITELRRTSVSSAPDRRKSDEHTDNVVVKQEIQDPTEESRSSSNAIFSGQVKTERMSPPLPDSSSTPMITKIKTENDCNPPSTTTSNITNPLLPVTKTEESMTIIEINGDSNDEDDDCCVVSTTPAPDIKPKIENTAVAPKIESVVTPTYPSSTFSTSSAYTMPSTNYSSSTSGISRPPTLHTTEKQHNFNWNAPDSKPHIDMLEKSADDIFESLLSTSTKKESMMSDASEYISLDKLGSQHTCDVCNTRFTEISLLEEHKRMTGHSQSLVTPSSSMLLPYTPSSNILSSLLPVKQIAEQVGKLSTIGSSGPGFTHQQNVMINIQAYPGAGGVMMPPQAPYNSYQSSPNMHSNYPPTSNMYGASGQTIPGQYQGNNYMGTNMQGYGQFPQQMPKASYSGTVPQNTYSTPPAYSSSSPLQSMQQSVYGQANMMNQQPGSMGPPGSPSQPYVAVSSPGGLMKPPSSTGIKIQNVQTFSPGQLVGAPSNITSGTPGQEMGQMNAPGQPIGGQMPPPNQIRMAANVXXXGARPRMPGARCQRPTIRPGIQVHGQVRGAKPNPRMPMKRPAGPVGGPGQKRRPDMLLPGKHDNEDCQVMAMQKQRDGLPMIQSVQGARDKLNLGSQISITKKTVNREANAMANVLASRGISVKQKQKSRSPTPERPLPHIPNLGAGVSIKHTSKSSTFSIPEAKVGGGMLACKICKKMFMNQNSLQVHMTNAHPQSKLNVFKCDECPASYPKSLQLQHHKRVFHNVTGANKELGLPVVDLSEPDNLKRLSNLGIYSFIPLANREQANGCFGIPVISVHNMQSGLTNSLQALGADGLLSLGPLKPLPK, encoded by the exons AT GTTAACAATGGCCACCAAGCTCGAATCTGAATTTCCTCCGTCTCCTCAAAATTATGAGTCAG atggAGATGAAGATGTAGATCCCAATAACCAGGAAGAAGaggaagaagaagaagaaaaacacCAAccagtttataataatgtggCTAACATCTTGGCTAGACTAAAGTCTTCTGGAGCACTTATAAAGAAACcaaaaaaggaattttattGCTTCACCTGTAAACTAGATTATCCCGATTGGGAAGGGTTAGAACATCATCTTATAAAACACGTTTCTCTACCCTCAATAGTACTTGACAAACTGCCTTCCGACGACGAGGATACGTCTCCTTCGGGAGATGAAAACTGGTCTGATGAAGACGAAGAACAAACACCACCTAAAGCACTGCATAAAACACCCCAAAAGATAGATATATCACAGATTCTAAAATCAAAAGCAATATCATTAAAGAAACCGAATGAAAATGAATCGAAAAATACTAGCTCTGCTTTGAGTAAATTAAGTGGATTAGGATTTATAATCAAAAGTAACACCACtcctataaaaaaagaaaaaccgGATAGTGAAACAAAAAGTGATGATGTCATGCAAAGATTAGGAAAATTAGgtggtataaaattaaaattaaaatcggaTGGCAATAACACCAATTCATTTAAGGTTGTTAATGGACTAAAAGATTTCAAAGCATCagatgatgaagatgaagacagtgataatgatgataaagAACTAGATGATGacaatgataatgataaatcTGGAGAAAATGATGAATCAAAGGGCGATGAGTCAATGGAAGAGCGGAGCAGTAATCATTCTCGAAAACCCTCTGAAAGTGACGAATCTGATCCTGGTAGTAGTAGAAATTCAGTACATAAACAACAACCAAGCACTCCTAGGAAAGAGGACAGAGAAGCAACAAGAAAAATTACGCCTATGAAAATACAAGATGAACCCAAAGTCCAAGAACGACGAAGACctgctataaaacaaactcCAAAGAGAGGTGCCAATGTGCCCATACCAGCTAAAGAAGTTACAAGTGTGAATGAAATAACAGAATTAAGAAGGACATCGGTTTCTTCTGCACCCGACAGGCGAAAGTCGGACGAACATACAGACAATGTAGTTGTTAAACAAGAAATACAAGACCCTACTGAAGAATCTCGATCATCATCCAATGCTATTTTCTCAGGTCAAGTGAAAACGGAAAGAATGTCACCACCTCTACCAGATAGCTCCTCCACACCAATGATaacgaaaattaaaacagaaaatgaTTGTAACCCTCCCTCCACTACAACTAGTAATATCACAAACCCTCTATTACCCGTCACAAAAACTGAAGAATCCATGACAATAATCGAAATAAACGGCGATTCAAATGACGAAGATGATGACTGCTGCGTCGTTTCTACAACTCCTGCTCCTGATATTAAgcctaaaattgaaaatacagCTGTTGCGCCTAAAATTGAAAGCGTAGTTACACCCACTTATCCTTCTAGTACATTTTCGACATCAAGTGCATACACCATGCCTTCAACAAATTATAGTTCCTCTACTTCAGGTATTTCTCGTCCGCCAACATTGCATACGACGGAAAAGcaacacaattttaattggAATGCGCCAGATTCAAAACCGCACATAGACATGTTAGAAAAGAGCGCAGATGATATTTTCGAAAGCCTACTTTCAACGtctacaaaaaaagaatcCATGATGTCAGATGCTAGTGAATATATTTCGTTAGATAAATTAGGTTCACAGCATACTTGTGATGTTTGCAATACTAGATTTACAGAAATATCACTGTTAGAAGAACATAAAAGGATGACTGGGCATTCACAAAGCTTAGTAACACCATCGTCATCAATGCTACTTCCATATACTCCATCATCTAATATACTGTCTAGCTTATTACCTGTGAAACAAATAGCAGAACAAGTAGGCAAGTTGTCAACTATAGGTAGTAGTGGACCAGGTTTCACACATCAACAGaatgtaatgataaatatacaagCATACCCTGGTGCTGGTGGAGTCATGATGCCCCCACAAGCACCCTACAATTCTTATCAAAGTTCTCCAAATATGCATTCGAATTATCCCCCAACAAGTAATATGTACGGAGCATCGGGACAAACAATTCCTGGACAATATCAAGGCAATAATTACATGGGAACAAATATGCAAGGTTATGGCCAATTTCCTCAACAAATgccaaaagctagttattctGGAACTGTGCCACAAAATACTTACTCCACTCCACCAGCGTATTCTTCCAGTTCCCCACTTCAAAGCATGCAACAAAGTGTATATGGCCAGGCAAACATGATGAATCAACAGCCAGGCTCAATGGGACCACCTGGTTCTCCGAGCCAACCATATGTTGCTGTATCAAGTCCAGGTGGTTTAATGAAACCTCCAAGCAGCACTggcattaaaattcaaaatgttcAAACATTTTCTCCTGGGCAATTAGTCGGCGCTCCTTCCAACATCACCTCCGGAACACCTGGTCAAGAGATGGGACAAATGAATGCTCCAGGTCAACCTATCGGCGGGCAAATGCCGCCGCCTAATCAGATTAGAATGGCTGCTAATGT NNNNNNNNCAGGCGCACGACCTCGTATGCCAGGTGCAAGATGTCAAAGACCCACAATTCGGCCTGGAATTCAGGTGCATGGCCAAGTTAGGGGTGCGAAACCTAATCCTCGAATGCCTATGAAACGGCCGGCTGGACCAGTCGGAGGGCCGGGACAAAAACGCCGACCTGACATGCTACTTCCTGGGAAACATGACAACGAAGATTGCCAAGTTATGGCGATGCAGAAGCAAAGAGATGGTCTACCAATGATTCAAAGTGTTCAAGGTGCCAGAGATAAATTGAACCTTGGCAGTCAAATATCTATAACTAAGAAGACAGTAAACCGTGAAGCGAATGCAATGGCTAATGTGTTAGCTTCCAGAGGTATTAGTGTTAAACAGAAACAGAAAAGCAGATCGCCTACTCCAGAAAGGCCTCTTCCTCATATACCTAATCTTGGAGCAGGTGTTAGTATAAAGCATACGTCGAAATCAAGCACATTTTCGATACCCGAAGCGAAAGTGGGCGGCGGCATGTTAGCGTGTAAGatttgcaaaaaaatgttcatgAATCAGAATTCATTACAGGTGCATATGACAAACGCACATCCACAAAGtaaattaaacgtttttaaatgtGACGAATGTCCTGCTTCCTATCCCAAATCGTTACAGTTACAGCATCATAAAAGAGTGTTTCATAATGTCACTGGTGCAAACAAAGAGTTGGGGTTGCCAGTGGTTGATCTTTCAGAACCAGATAATTTGAAGAGGTTAAGTaatttaggtatatatagCTTTATTCCATTGGCAAATAGAGAACAGGCCAACGGTTGTTTTGGTATACCTGTGATATCTGTTCACAATATGCAGTCTGGTTTAACAAATAGTTTGCAAGCCCTTGGCGCAGATGGACTATTAAGCTTAGGTCCTTTAAAACCTTTGCCAAagtga